CACTTTCCTCATGTTGTTCAATATTGCATCTTTGTTTGCAAAGCTGCATTCTCTATGGGTCATGTTCTTGTGTGTGGGACTGTTTGCCTTTATATAGTTAACTACTTGTGTGCCATTTTATTAAGTGGTTAGTTTTTAATAAAGAGCAGAAATTCTGTATAAATCAACCTCAAATTTTTAGCTTACTTACTTTTCATAAACTCATTATCCAGCAAAATCAAGCACTTTCAATGATATTAAATGAAAAGCCACCTCATTCtgaatctataaataaaatgcatttttatttcatgtacataaaAGAGTTTCCTCATGATCTGTTATCCTGATCAGCTCCTACTGGCAAGTGAGACATGTGAAACTGATTAGTCAAGCAGTCTGAAacaagctatttttattttctgtccaggTTCTAAATAAGATTTTTCTTATCAAACTCCTGCAAGGAGAGCCACCTCTTACATGCAAAGTCACCAATCTCGTATTTTCGTACTTTAGACCACTTGGGAAAATGAGCTCATTCCACCAGCAGTGCCATCATCTCTCTTTGACCTCAACAAGAGGTATGTATCAACCATGTTGTATTACGGCAGTAGCAGCAGGTAGCAAAAAGGGGCAAAAACTACACCGAGGCACACAGAACCTTCCCTAAAAATGTCGGATACCGAGGTACTCTGtgcatccccttcccccaccttcaCAAACCTACTCCTGGAATCTGAGACATAGGTCCTTTGTCTGAACAATGTGGGAGGAGTCTGTCTGCAGAACGGGTGTGCTAGCAAGTGAAGAAAATTTATGAAGAACTGCACAAATGCATAAAGTTCCGTAACTACCTAAATGCCCAGTTTTCCCTTCATGGTACAAGCTAAAGTGTTCTAAAAGACGGACACTATCGCCTTTTAAGAGAGATGTGTCCGCTGAGAACCCAAGATCAACAGAGTTGGGGTGCTCTTCTAAAGCCAAGTTTCTGAATAACAGGGAGGTAGTGATACGGCCTCTTGAACATCTCTTCCCTTTCGACTTAGCTTTGCACAAGCCTCCATGTCGGTCCATTTCTCATCAGCGCAAGCACTTCTAAGGCTGGCTGATTGCTTTTACAGGCCACTCGGCGACACAAACTTCCAATCTCGAAGCTTTCAGAAACAATCCTGTAACCCACAACTTCTGACCTGACCTTACCACCTTACTGAGGTTTCTGGGGCCGCGCCAGCCCGGGGTTCCACGAATACACCGATTACAGTGAACACTACCAGACTGGGTGACCCAAGAAACTTAACACTTCTTGTCCGCCTGAAGAAGCAGAACAGCGTGGGTTTTCGCAAGGTGACCCGTCCCGTTCTCGGCGACCCTCGGTTCTTCCCAGACCCCTTCTCGGTGGACTTGGGGGACTCTCCGGGTTCTCTCTTCCGCCGCACGCTCGTCTTTTTCGTCTCCCACCCACGCCCAGGGCCGTGCCCAGACAGACCTCGGCGCACTCACCCTGGCGTCCGACAATCTCAGCGACATGCTCGGAACTGGGTACGGGGACGCACTCGGTGGTGTTGACGCTCTTCCTTCTCAGCAGGGCCGCTTGCTCTCCGTTCAGGGCGGCAGCGGCGGCTCCGCCGCCGCCGGGGCCGTAGGCGTGGGACAGCATCGCCGCCATCATGCCCTGGGCATCGTCCCCTCCGTACAGCACCCCCGCCGCCGCGGCCGCCGCCTCCCGGGCATCGAAACCCGCGGCCGGCAGCAGCACCGACCCCAGGGGCCCGCCCGGGATCGGCTGGGTCTGGGAGGCGGTGGCCGCGGGCggcgacagcagcagcagcgacggccggtcctcctcctcagcctcctccagctcctcctcctccagcagtTCTCCGTCCAGCTCcgcttcctccccctcctcttcgtCCACCTCCGGCTCCAGCTCCGCCGTCTCGGAAGTCGCGAGGCGGCCGGGCTCCTCCGGAGCCAGCCCGGCCGCCCGCCGGGCCTGGCActgcgccgccgccgccgcggcccTGAGCGCCGGGGGCGCCAGCTCCGCCGGGCTGGGGTCGTCGAGGCCCTAGCGCGGCCAGGCGTTCCCTCAGCAGCAGCCCGTCCCCTCGAGCTCGGGGCCTCCTGCGGGCGGCGGCAGCGGAGGCGGCTGCGGCAGGGGGGGGGCCGCTGCCAGGGCCAGGGCCGCGGGAGCTGCTGCTCGGCATCGCGGCGGCGCGCTGTcaatggcggcggcggcggcaggcgCGTCAGGCGCGGCGGGCGGCGAGCCCCATGGCGGACAGGGCCCGGGCCCTGCTCAGCGCGCAAACACCTTTCCTCgggggaggcggcggcggcggcgcccGCGCCCTGGGCTGAGGAGCGCCAGGGCCGCCGGAGCGCGCGAGGGCggggtggaggggctggggacagagccGAGGTAGGTAactaggtgggtgggtggggacggCAGCGGCTCCCCTCTcagggtttcttttgtttcatggCCTTAACCAGCCCCCGGCGCGCGCGGCGGCGGCGACGCCCCACGCCGCTCTCCGAATGAAGCCGGCGCGCTCTGATTGGCTGCTTTTAATCTCCGGGAGCCCGCCCTCTCGTCCCGCAGCCTTCACGCTCCtttccctcagccccacccccgccctcTTCTCAGGCCCCGCCCCTCTGCGCCCCAGACCGTTCTGATTGGGTGACGAGAACGAGCCAGTCCTGGAAGCCGGCTCCTTCGGTCCCTCCCTTCGCCCCGCCCTCCTCTTGCCCCGAGTGCTCTCGAGGGCAGCAACTGTGATTGTTCGATTTACACGCCACTCATTGTGACGTACCCAGGTGCCTGGGGAACCGGGCGGGAGGAAGGCGCGGGAGCGGAGGAGCAGAGCGCGGAGCGGAGGTTTGCGCAGGCGCGTGCGGCTTGAGCGTAGATTCGGGGTCTTTCCTTGCGGCTTTCCGCTCTGTGGTCCTCCCGGGGCGGTGTTAGGGAAGGCACGGACTGAGAAGCCGGGCTTTGGGGCTGAAGGCGTGGGCCGCTGGTCGGTGTGCGGAAGCGACTGCCTTTCAGGCTGGCGAGCCGTCGGAGGCGGGGCCGGAGTGCCCTCTTAGCCACTCAAGGGGGTGATTTCCTGAGCCGCGTGGCTCCTGGGCCTTCGTTGCTTCGCTCCGGGACGCTCCTCCCTCAGGTTGGCCGCCCACGCACGGGCGGCTTAACTTCCCTGGCGGCGCCGGATCCTTAGTTTGGTGCCCCGAGAGCTGAATGTTATTCCTTGGGGCTTTTGAAAGGAAATGAGTTGGGATTGACCTGCCCTTCCCACCTTACTTACCCTGGCCCTACCCTTTAGTACCAGCTAGATCTTTTCAGGTTAGCCCTGACCTCCCGCGTGGTTTAAGTGAGAGAATTCAAGCGACAATGGAATCCTAAAGTTTCTAATGGCCCCATTATTAATGTAACACCTATTTCAGTGCGTCCCAAATACTGTCATTTTTGACACGTAAGCAACCTACAATTAGTTTTTTTCTTCATGCTAAGTATTCGAGAGCATTTTCCATCTATAGCCAATGTCGATTCATTTTGCTTCACACCAGCCACTttcaagtacttttttttttttttttgctacgaAAAACTCTTAGCTCTTTGGAGGTTTGAAGTGTGTTTTCATCTCCCCACTCTATTGGGTTCATTTGCTAGATCGTGTTGCCTACAGTTTGTTATGGTACAACTGTAGTACTCTTGGCTCCTATCACCACAACAGTACTAAAGAAAGCGGAATTTATGGCTTCCACTCACTGTTTAGTGACCCAAGAGCCATTTGCAGAAACCTCTTTCCATCTCCTCCGATCAAAAGGGCTGGAGAATTTTAGCTAGTACTAAAACCTTCCCAGTTATCCCAAGGTTTCAAGTTCTAGCTGTCATAAATGCTCGTTTGTAGCTGTGGGACGTGGATTCCCAACCCCGCCTGTATATACAGGTATTAAAGAAACAGCTGGTTGGTGGCTAGGCCTGCAATGACAGCTCTTAGAGAATGGGCTCTGGACTAAATCAGGAAATCACATTTTCAAAGATATTGACCACCACCACTcacaaagacaggaagaggcatattctgaatattttgatCTAGTATACCGGTGCTAGTTCTAAAAGGTTATCAAGTTGTACTATGGTTGAAAACTTCTAGGGTTTGACTGAGTGTACAGAAGTCTTAATTTATGAAAAGTGTGTTAAGTTTCATACAGGGgtacctatttaacatatcaaacgGACCTGTcctctaggttctcccagcatccctcagttctTACCAGTTACGTGATTGGGCTAGCATACCCCTCTAcactgaactctccagcccaaaggCTGGCCTGCCCTTCCTCCAGAGACTTCCCAATATCTAGACATTTTTTGTTGCTGGTCCCTTTTGTGTTTTTGGCCTCCGGCTGTTGTACTTGGTTCCTCTTCCCTTAtccttcccctctgtctccccacaTGGTCCAGCTTAGTCTGGTCACCTACACTTTGGACTCTTCCAGAagttcctgcctctacctaccgtctcccttttatctataataaatttTCTCCTTCACCatacctaccaaccaaccaagtttctctctctctctctctccctctctccccctctccccctctccctccctctccccctctccctccctcctcctttctttcttcccattcaATGAGATCTTACCTACTTTTTCAGTTAGGTGGCTCTTTAATTCTTTACTACAACTGAGATTTGCCTCCAGGTGTCTTAAGGGGACTGAGTCTTTTAAAACATACCAGTGACTAACCAGCGATTAGACATTCACTTATAGAATATGCACTTGTTATTGCCTGATGGTTTAGTGTATCTGGGTAGGATTTTTACAAAAGCATATCCAGCAAGggagaaagacaaataaaacattCTGTGGATATATTGGTTACTGGAAAGGAATAGAGTATAATGGAAACAGGAACTCTTGGCAGCCTCTCTTTTTGTGAATTACCTTAAATTCTCTTTCCCAGGGCCCGAAGCAACAGCTGTAGCAGTAGTGCTGGTCCACCACTGAGAGTGGGAAAGGCAGATCATGTACACTAGGTCCACAAAGATAAGATTCattccagatttttaaaaagatgctaaGTGGCTTAATTTAGGTGCTCACCATAGAAaagttgctttctctttctcttttcactttcACATAATAAATGAGGTTTCACGTgtccacatacacaaatatatattcatgcatTAATTTATATGTGATCAATATTGGTGATTTATGAACAAGGCAGGGAATATTGAAACTTACCAACCTTCCCATTTGGGCCTAAATTTATTGTCTTATATTAAATCTTGCTTGTGAAGCAACTTCTAGATTTTCTTTGCTATAAATATATGACTGGGCTTTGTATTCTATCCATCAGACAGGCAGCCCCTTCTGCCCTTCCCCAGCCACACAGCACATTAGCTTTGCAGCTGTGTAAGATTTCCCTCTTGTTCCCTAGCTGCTGGTTAGGATGCAGTTTGATACAATGGCCTGTTGTTTTAGGGTTCTTGGAAACTCTACCGTGCACCCAGTAGCAGGCCGATTGTTGAACCTAGCCCTTTAAATCTATTTAGTTTTAATATGAAGACTGAGAGTCAACTACAAACCAAGCGAAACTGAAGATGTCTGTCTTCAGTAGGAAAGACAGCGGAGAAGAAGTCTGAGAACTGCTACGAGCGTATGGCTGAAACAGACTTGCTCTCTCAGCAGCCTAGACTAGACacacactttgattttttttaaagcagggtgATGTCTGCAGGGTCGGGATCAGTGGTACTTGCTTGAAGAGCTCCAAAGGAAGATGATGTGCGGGATGGGTGCTTCTTCAGGCAGTGTCCAAACTAAAACTTTAATGGCTGCTTGGTGCCAGAGAGTTACATTCCCCGGAGATGGCTTATCCTGCCTCGGATGTCAGGCTCTGGGGTGTGCTCAGAAGTGTCCCAGAAGCATGCTTCCTCAACTCTGTTCTACAGAAACTCTCCTCTGGTGTCACGCCCCCTGTTGCCACACTCATTCCTACTCCAAAATAATGTCCGTTTCTTCACTGTACGCAACGGTTTAGCCATGGTTCTTGATGCTTCCGGTGAACTATTTTTACCAGATCCTtaagtttgtttagtttttcagGTCTCATGAAGCCCAAGATGGCCGTTATCTTCTCATGTATCCAAGGGTGATCAGCTCCCACTtcgtgagtgctgagattacagtcgTGTGCCACGCCCAGTTTTTGCAGAAACTGATGCTGgacatagaattttaaaatctgtttgggatttcctttttttctaatgagGTGACTCTTGAGTATCCTCTAGGTAGATTTTTTAGGATGGAGACTAGTCACCTAAAAGACCAAACACTGATTAGAACTTTGGAACTCTTAGCTCTATGCTTAACTTCTTCCCCTCCTGGGGAGAAAGTGGGACTAGAGATTGCGGGGTGTCTGCACGGAGGAGGAAGTTCTGTCAGAGTGAATCCTCAACAAGTCTGTGCTTCCTCAGAGAAGTGCCAGAATATAGTTAAGTTGTGGGGCAGCTTACGGACACCTTGGAGCCCCACAGTCTTGAAGACAGACTCTTGACAGTGACCACAATTCAGAGCCATCGGTGCTCCAGCCCATAGGTCTCATTTAAATGACACTGGAGTGTGATAGGCTTTAAACCAATATTCTTCTCTCCATCCAGTCTTGCACTCTGTATTCATTTTGGGGTGCAGAAATACATgtaattgagaattttatacTCGAGTACATCGTGTTTTCATCAAATTGTCTGCCCAttcattctcttcccttctcttcctctcctatgCCCACTCtatatttctttctcaactttgtatgttctttaaaataaaataaaaaaataataaaccactTAATGTTTCCTGTATGTGCATGAAAAAGGACTCTGCACTGGAGCTTGGGTTCCCTTACAAGGGctgcatccctgaagaaaactctccctctcccagcagccaccaGCCGCCAGTAGTTCCTGAGCTAGGGTTGGGACTTCATGAACCCTTCCCCAATCCATGTTAggattttggctggcttgatcctgtgcaggtcttgtgcatagTCACAGATGTTACAAGTTAATGTGTGCAACACTGCTGTCATTCTGGCAAATACTATTTTAATGACAATATCCACTATCCCTGGCTTCTAAAGtcttttccacctcctcttctgtggtGGTCCCTGAAACTTAGAGAGTGGGCATGGTACAGATGTCCCATTCAGAGGAGTGTGCTGTAGagagtctcttattctctgcacattgaTCCGTTGTAAGTTTCTGTATTAATCACCATCTGGTAAAAGAAAGCTTCTTCGATGAGGGTTGAAAGaggcactaatctatgggtataaagataAGAGCTAAGGGGACAGTTTCCCACTAAATAGCTTTCAAAGGGTTAGAAAGTTCTGTGCATGTTACTGGGGAGGAAAGTAGACAATAGCTTTACCCATCCGTGTGCTCTTTGAGCTATAATAATAATTGGCCTGGCAAAATATGCCCAGGGATAGAGTAATGGTACACAGGCTAGAGGACTCACCTACCAATTTCTGATTGGCCTGAAAGCCTGCTTCACAAGGCGGAATGTATGCCTGGTACCATCACCTGCCCCGACCTCAAGGCTGACTAGGTCACAGGCCCTAGGAGAGAACTAACACATAATTTGCTAATGGATGTCGATGTTTcttcataaacatacaagatcGCCTGCGTCTGGAGCTCTCCATTTGGTTTCATTTCATGCCACTCTTCTGTTTGCATTTTGtgttgagatgggatctcactgtGTAAGTCTGACTGTGACGCTCTTGTCTCAGCGCCTTGGGGTGATGGCTGATTATCAATTTGAATGAATTGAGA
The window above is part of the Rattus rattus isolate New Zealand chromosome 15, Rrattus_CSIRO_v1, whole genome shotgun sequence genome. Proteins encoded here:
- the Mex3c gene encoding LOW QUALITY PROTEIN: RNA-binding E3 ubiquitin-protein ligase MEX3C (The sequence of the model RefSeq protein was modified relative to this genomic sequence to represent the inferred CDS: inserted 1 base in 1 codon; deleted 1 base in 1 codon) codes for the protein MALNCGHCQESVFKTVGLQGVLVDQHYCYSCCFGPWEREFKPERQSLPHTDQRPTPSAPKPGFSVRAFPNTAPGGPQSGKPQGKTPNLRSSRTRLRKPPLRALLLRSRAFLPPGSPGTWVRHNEWRVNRTITVAALESTRGKRRAGRREGPKEPASRTGSFSSPNQNGLGRRGAGPEKRAGVGLRERSVKAAGREGGLPEIKSSQSERAGFIRRAAWGVAAAARAGGPGPCPPWGSPPAAPDAPAAAAAIDSAPPRCRAAAPAALALAAAPPLPQPPPLPPPAGGPELXGDGLLLRERLAALGLDDPSPAELAPPALRAAAAAAQCQARRAAGLAPEEPGRLATSETAELEPEVDEEEGEEAELDGELLEEEELEEAEEEDRPSLLLLSPPAATASQTQPIPGGPLGSVLLPAAGFDAREAAAAAAGVLYGGDDAQGMMAAMLSHAYGPGGGGAAAAALNGEQAALLRRKSVNTTECVPVPSSEHVAEIVGRQGCKIKALRAKTNTYIKTPVRGEEPIFVVTGRKEDVAMAKREILSAAEHFSMIRASRNKNGPALGGLSCSPNLPGQTTVQVRVPYRVVGLVVGPKGATIKRIQQQTHTYIVTPSRDKEPVFEVTGMPENVDRAREEIEMHIAMRTGNYIELNEENDFHYNGTDVSFEGGTLGSAWLSSNPVPPSRARMMSNYRNDSSSSLGSGSTDSYFGSNRLADFSPTSPFSTGNFWFGDTLPSVGSEDLAVDSPAFDSLPTSAQTIWTPFEPVNPLSGFGSDPSGNMKTQRRGSQPSTPRLSPTFPESIEHPLARRVRSDPPSTGNHVGLPIYIPAFSNGTNSYSSSNGGSTSSSPPESRRKHDCVICFENEVIAALVPCGHNLFCMECANKICEKRTPSCPVCQTAVTQAIQIHS